CCGGCGTGAAGTTTCCTTTCGGTCCGGATAAAAACATAGTTGAATAGGATACACATGGACGAAAGGAGGCAGAGTCAATGGAAAATTACATCTGTGTGACATGTGGCGCGCAGTACAAAGAGAGCAAACGGCCTCCGGAAAATTGCATCATCTGCGAAGATGAACGCCAATATTTGAATGCGGAGGGGCAGCAGTGGACGACGCTTTCGGAGATGAAAACGCAAGGATACCGAAACGAGTTTCGGGAACTCGAGCCGGGTTTGGTTGGTATTCATACGCAACCCGATTTTGCGATCGGGCAGGTCGCTTATCTGGTTCGAACGGAAGCGGGCAATGTTCTGTGGGACTGCATCAGCTATATAGATGAGGAGACAGTTGAGAGAATCGAAAAGATGGGCGGAGTGAAAGGCATCGCGGTGTCACATCCTCATTTTTATTCTTCGATTGTTGAATGGAGCCATGGTCTTGGTCGCCCGCCGGTCTACATCCCCCTTGCCGATAAGAAATGGGTCGTCCGGCCGGACCCGGTCATTCAATATTGGGATGACGCAAAGGAGATACTGCCGGGGGTAACGATCATCCAATGCGGGGGGCATTTTGATGGGAGTTCGGTCCTGCATTGGCGGCATGGGGCCGCCGGAAAAGGGGTTTTGCTAGTGGGCGA
This Candidatus Abyssobacteria bacterium SURF_5 DNA region includes the following protein-coding sequences:
- a CDS encoding MBL fold metallo-hydrolase, which codes for MENYICVTCGAQYKESKRPPENCIICEDERQYLNAEGQQWTTLSEMKTQGYRNEFRELEPGLVGIHTQPDFAIGQVAYLVRTEAGNVLWDCISYIDEETVERIEKMGGVKGIAVSHPHFYSSIVEWSHGLGRPPVYIPLADKKWVVRPDPVIQYWDDAKEILPGVTIIQCGGHFDGSSVLHWRHGAAGKGVLLVGDTMGVAKDARYVSFMYSYPNLIPLPPPAIRGIMEALRPYEFDRIYSAWWGKMIPKGAKEAVEKSGERYIRHVQAA